In Fibrobacter sp. UWR2, the following are encoded in one genomic region:
- a CDS encoding maltotransferase domain-containing protein, producing MATIPTLKENLVIENIRPNIEGGRFMLKREPGDSVTLQADIFRHSHEKYDAAIFYRHVSKKKWEKAPMHFVDNDLWEGTFTVNSIGYYEYKICAWTKEPKDVPTESPVMKLRVDPSYSRIGTWYEMWPKSQGTDPKKSATWKDCEKQLDYIADLGFDTVYLVPIHPIGVTNRKGANNALHAKTDKKGNPLEPGCPYAVGNKHGGHYDVDPELGTMKEFEHFAKAAREKGLRLALDIALNCSPDHPYVKSHPEWFYHEPDGSIKFAENPPKKYEDIYPFDYYNENYKALWQEIENIILFWADKGIEIFRIDNPHTKPFPFWEWLIADVKEKRPELVFLAEAFTRPKMMHRLAKSGFDMSYTYFAWRSAKWEFEQYLKELTQSDAKEYMRGIFFPTTPDIFPKYLAYKGPNAFKQRYFLAGTLSSLTGMYNGYELCENIPSPVKEELADSEKYQYKVHNWKGPGIQDFVRRVNTARQEHIALQEYDNLDFHYCANDQLMVYSKKTGDDVILCVCNMDMDNAQEGMVELDMGKLGLAPDSFFFLKDLITDESFVWRGNRNFVRLDPAKAPGHLLVLKKI from the coding sequence ATGGCAACCATCCCTACCCTCAAAGAAAATCTCGTTATTGAAAATATCCGCCCGAATATCGAGGGCGGCCGTTTTATGCTCAAGCGCGAACCGGGCGATTCCGTGACTCTCCAGGCGGACATTTTCCGCCACAGCCACGAGAAGTACGACGCCGCGATTTTCTATCGCCACGTGAGCAAGAAGAAGTGGGAGAAGGCTCCCATGCATTTCGTGGATAACGACCTCTGGGAAGGTACGTTTACGGTCAACAGCATTGGCTACTACGAATACAAGATTTGTGCCTGGACAAAGGAACCGAAGGATGTCCCGACGGAAAGCCCCGTGATGAAGCTCCGCGTGGACCCCTCCTACAGCCGCATCGGCACATGGTACGAAATGTGGCCGAAGAGCCAGGGAACGGACCCCAAGAAGAGTGCGACCTGGAAGGATTGCGAAAAGCAACTCGACTACATTGCCGACCTCGGATTCGATACGGTCTACCTGGTGCCTATCCACCCGATCGGTGTCACCAACCGCAAGGGCGCAAACAACGCGCTGCATGCCAAGACCGACAAGAAGGGGAATCCGCTTGAACCGGGATGCCCGTATGCCGTAGGCAACAAGCACGGTGGCCACTATGACGTGGACCCGGAACTTGGCACCATGAAGGAATTCGAACATTTTGCGAAGGCTGCCCGCGAAAAGGGCCTGCGCCTCGCGCTCGATATCGCTCTCAACTGCAGCCCCGACCACCCGTACGTGAAGAGCCACCCGGAATGGTTCTACCACGAACCGGACGGCAGTATCAAGTTTGCGGAAAACCCGCCCAAGAAGTACGAGGATATCTACCCGTTCGACTACTACAACGAGAACTACAAGGCTCTCTGGCAGGAAATCGAGAATATTATCTTGTTCTGGGCCGACAAGGGTATTGAAATCTTCCGCATCGACAACCCGCATACCAAGCCGTTCCCGTTCTGGGAATGGCTCATCGCTGACGTGAAGGAAAAGCGCCCGGAACTCGTGTTCCTCGCCGAGGCCTTCACCCGCCCGAAGATGATGCACCGCCTTGCAAAATCCGGCTTCGACATGAGCTACACGTATTTCGCCTGGCGTAGCGCCAAGTGGGAATTCGAGCAGTACCTGAAGGAACTCACGCAGAGCGATGCCAAGGAATACATGCGCGGCATCTTCTTCCCGACCACTCCGGATATCTTCCCGAAGTACCTCGCTTACAAGGGACCGAACGCCTTCAAGCAGCGCTACTTCCTGGCCGGCACGCTTTCTAGCCTCACCGGCATGTACAACGGCTACGAGCTGTGCGAGAACATTCCCTCGCCGGTCAAGGAAGAACTCGCCGACAGCGAGAAGTACCAGTACAAGGTCCACAACTGGAAGGGCCCGGGTATCCAGGATTTCGTGCGCCGCGTGAATACCGCCCGACAGGAACATATCGCCTTGCAGGAATACGACAACCTGGACTTCCACTACTGCGCCAACGATCAGCTGATGGTCTACTCCAAGAAGACTGGCGATGACGTTATCTTGTGCGTATGCAACATGGACATGGACAACGCGCAGGAAGGTATGGTGGAACTCGACATGGGCAAGCTCGGACTTGCGCCGGATTCATTCTTCTTCCTGAAGGACCTGATTACCGACGAGAGTTTCGTCTGGCGCGGCAATCGCAACTTTGTGCGCCTTGACCCGGCAAAGGCTCCTGGCCACCTGCTCGTGCTCAAGAAGATCTAG
- a CDS encoding sensor histidine kinase, with protein MTVKKTAKAVTKFFETKRGTFEGLQEASFMRSEKYLMDLLKEETKSISYPIPPFVPLLLIWIFVLLFPLATFLDPSVITSPKINAKGVVGFYVPFCTTTLIFFLNQKFLVPSCIFKKHYIPFVIHNALLVIGAIFVREVAFFLIERNPGEGITYFFTSYCFSNMKGGHFSFITVILFSILVGFVCGISVLYNIVLRHTLRAFVQREQKNKSLQYELDFLKNQLSPHFLFNTLNNISALIQFDPKRAEESMAKLSKLLRVMLYQTSDSTIPIKEEIDILEKYADLERLRLDPSYKLEFTTDLETEDFQIAPLIAMPLVENAIKHSVNPDGPSFARIKIVQKGNIVEFFTENSNFPRKKKSNEGGLGLATFKKRLDLLYSERYEYKTEVVDNTYKASLTIVTDQAVRASD; from the coding sequence ATGACCGTTAAAAAGACAGCAAAAGCAGTTACAAAGTTCTTCGAGACAAAACGTGGGACATTCGAGGGTTTACAAGAAGCAAGCTTCATGCGAAGCGAAAAGTACTTGATGGACCTGCTCAAAGAAGAAACGAAGTCCATCAGCTATCCCATTCCCCCATTCGTACCCCTCCTGCTTATCTGGATTTTCGTACTTCTGTTCCCGCTGGCCACGTTCCTCGACCCCTCCGTCATCACCTCCCCAAAAATTAACGCGAAGGGCGTCGTAGGCTTCTACGTTCCCTTCTGCACCACAACACTCATCTTCTTTCTCAACCAGAAATTTCTCGTTCCGAGCTGCATATTCAAGAAGCACTATATTCCATTCGTCATTCACAACGCCTTACTTGTCATCGGAGCCATCTTTGTACGCGAAGTCGCATTTTTCCTTATCGAACGCAACCCAGGCGAAGGCATAACCTACTTTTTCACCTCGTATTGCTTCTCGAACATGAAGGGCGGGCACTTCTCTTTCATTACAGTCATATTATTTTCCATTCTCGTAGGGTTCGTCTGCGGCATCAGCGTTTTGTACAACATTGTCTTGAGACACACGCTAAGAGCATTCGTCCAGCGCGAACAGAAGAACAAGTCCCTGCAATACGAACTTGACTTTCTCAAGAACCAGCTGAGTCCGCACTTTTTGTTCAATACGCTCAACAACATCTCCGCACTTATCCAGTTCGACCCCAAGCGCGCCGAAGAATCGATGGCGAAACTTTCAAAGCTTTTGCGCGTGATGCTCTACCAGACATCGGACAGCACCATCCCCATCAAGGAAGAAATCGACATCCTGGAAAAATACGCCGACCTGGAAAGACTGCGACTCGACCCCAGCTACAAGCTTGAATTTACGACAGACCTCGAAACCGAAGATTTTCAAATTGCACCGCTTATCGCGATGCCGCTCGTGGAGAACGCCATCAAGCACAGCGTAAATCCGGACGGACCGAGCTTTGCACGAATCAAGATTGTGCAAAAGGGGAACATCGTAGAATTCTTCACCGAAAATTCGAACTTCCCGCGGAAAAAGAAATCAAACGAAGGCGGGCTCGGACTTGCCACCTTCAAGAAGCGTCTCGACCTCCTTTACAGCGAACGCTATGAATATAAGACCGAAGTCGTCGACAACACTTACAAGGCTTCGTTGACAATAGTCACTGATCAAGCAGTCCGGGCAAGTGATTAA
- a CDS encoding RNA polymerase sigma factor RpoD/SigA, translated as MNTRNREERDVYFQYLNDISKYPLLTREQETLLLAKIRQGSREAMDMLVKANLRFVVNIANLYKGQGLEVGELISEGNMGLMEAARRFDPNQKIKFISYAVWWVRQNITRAIAEKGRMVRISAEKELVLRRFAKKGGKLRQVVGGSYVLDPESLAGVSKYKGDAIEKVLMMDNRATSLETPVGEDGDATLGDTIASASRTDKLAERRNRTNVFEKVMQDNLTEQELDILRLYFGFAMDSDLNLKEVAPMVGLSKERVRQLKESALAKLKTEQIHRILNEAA; from the coding sequence ATGAATACGCGCAACAGGGAAGAAAGGGATGTCTATTTCCAGTACCTGAACGATATTTCAAAATATCCTCTGCTTACGAGGGAACAGGAAACTCTCCTGCTCGCAAAGATTAGGCAGGGGAGCCGTGAAGCGATGGACATGCTCGTCAAGGCAAACCTCCGCTTCGTGGTGAATATCGCCAACCTGTACAAGGGCCAGGGACTTGAAGTCGGCGAACTTATCAGCGAAGGCAATATGGGCCTCATGGAAGCCGCCCGCCGTTTCGACCCGAACCAGAAAATCAAGTTTATCAGTTATGCCGTGTGGTGGGTCCGTCAGAACATCACCCGCGCCATTGCCGAAAAGGGCCGCATGGTCCGCATCAGCGCCGAAAAGGAACTCGTGCTCCGCAGATTCGCGAAGAAGGGCGGCAAGCTCCGCCAGGTCGTGGGCGGCAGCTACGTTCTCGACCCCGAAAGCCTCGCCGGAGTTTCCAAGTACAAGGGCGATGCTATCGAGAAGGTGCTCATGATGGACAATCGTGCGACATCCCTCGAGACTCCCGTTGGCGAAGATGGCGATGCGACTCTTGGCGATACGATTGCTTCTGCGTCTCGTACAGACAAACTTGCAGAACGCAGGAACCGTACGAACGTTTTCGAGAAGGTGATGCAGGACAACCTCACCGAGCAGGAACTCGATATCTTAAGACTTTATTTCGGATTCGCGATGGATTCGGACTTGAACCTCAAGGAAGTTGCCCCGATGGTGGGCCTCTCCAAGGAAAGGGTCCGCCAGCTCAAGGAATCCGCACTGGCTAAACTCAAGACCGAACAAATTCATAGGATCTTGAACGAAGCCGCTTGA
- a CDS encoding S41 family peptidase, translated as MMYLRNSLVVALSAASLALAANDTKTPPGDFYDEVSRLNKVLSEVNRKYVEDVNPTELTDAALNGIRDILDPHTTVFTPKDYEGLKVSMEGKFGGVGITISLRDNVLTVISPLSGTPAFRLGIRAGDRIRKIDGKDTKGLSLDDAVSKLRGKIGTDVTVSIQREGVPDLMDFTITRAEIVVHAVPYYGMVGKDIGYIKLATFSDKTTSDVENAIRGLKKQGMKKLILDVRYNPGGLLNQAIEISELFLKQGNVIVSTLGRTQRTESRARRDGMLGPEVPMVVLVNQGSASAAEIVSGALQDWDRALVVGKTSFGKGSVQTIFPLDNQGNALKLTTAFYYLPFGRCINKPENGIKGLKLQEEEPAEDDEEAPADSVKKDTVTRDTFYTNNGRMMFGGGGIKPDVDVELSPMPWVVQVQERMAMYFKFAVKVRPLLDKAGVKVDANWVVPDSLYTQFKEFCMKDTNFVKVKSNALVGVDQLEKSIVAEQNYMGDSSKTVADTTLSKRLTEMRKALENKRDAQFDENKDYIKDGIKRELLTAMVGDSVSTAFSLKRDEQLKEAIKYLSNDALFKKTISGPGKRPQAVKPKQKRK; from the coding sequence ATGATGTATTTACGCAATTCCCTTGTGGTCGCGCTTTCTGCGGCCTCTCTCGCTCTCGCCGCGAACGACACGAAGACCCCTCCCGGCGATTTTTACGATGAAGTTTCCCGCCTGAACAAGGTGCTTTCCGAAGTCAACCGCAAGTATGTGGAAGACGTGAACCCTACGGAACTGACGGATGCGGCCCTGAATGGTATCCGCGATATCCTGGACCCGCATACGACGGTCTTTACCCCGAAGGATTACGAAGGCCTCAAGGTCTCGATGGAAGGCAAGTTCGGCGGCGTAGGTATTACGATTAGCCTGCGCGATAACGTGCTTACCGTGATTTCCCCGCTTTCCGGAACGCCTGCCTTTAGGCTCGGTATCCGTGCGGGTGACCGTATCAGAAAGATTGATGGCAAGGACACGAAGGGACTTTCCCTCGACGATGCCGTGAGCAAGCTCCGCGGAAAGATCGGCACCGACGTTACGGTCTCTATCCAGCGCGAAGGCGTGCCCGACCTGATGGACTTTACCATTACCCGTGCCGAAATCGTGGTGCATGCAGTGCCGTACTACGGCATGGTCGGCAAGGATATTGGCTATATCAAGCTCGCCACCTTCAGCGACAAGACTACGAGTGACGTGGAAAACGCCATCCGTGGCCTCAAGAAGCAGGGCATGAAGAAACTGATTCTTGACGTGCGCTACAATCCGGGCGGACTCCTGAACCAGGCTATCGAGATTAGTGAACTCTTCCTCAAGCAGGGAAATGTGATTGTGTCTACGCTCGGTCGTACGCAGCGCACCGAAAGCCGTGCCCGCCGTGACGGCATGCTCGGGCCCGAGGTACCCATGGTGGTCCTTGTAAACCAGGGCTCTGCAAGTGCCGCAGAGATTGTCTCTGGGGCGCTTCAGGACTGGGACCGCGCGCTCGTGGTCGGCAAGACCTCGTTCGGTAAGGGCTCCGTGCAGACGATTTTCCCGCTAGACAACCAGGGCAACGCCCTCAAACTTACGACGGCATTCTACTACCTGCCGTTCGGCCGCTGCATCAACAAGCCTGAAAACGGCATCAAGGGCCTCAAGCTGCAAGAAGAGGAACCGGCCGAGGATGACGAAGAGGCTCCGGCAGATTCCGTGAAGAAGGATACCGTAACGCGTGATACGTTCTATACCAACAACGGCCGCATGATGTTCGGCGGTGGCGGTATCAAGCCCGACGTAGATGTGGAACTTTCCCCGATGCCGTGGGTGGTGCAGGTGCAGGAACGCATGGCGATGTACTTCAAGTTCGCCGTGAAGGTGCGCCCGCTGCTCGACAAGGCCGGCGTGAAGGTCGATGCGAACTGGGTTGTGCCTGATTCCCTGTACACGCAGTTCAAGGAATTCTGCATGAAGGATACGAACTTCGTGAAGGTGAAGAGCAACGCCCTCGTGGGTGTGGACCAGCTTGAAAAGAGCATCGTTGCCGAACAGAACTATATGGGCGACAGCTCGAAGACGGTTGCGGATACGACTCTTTCGAAGAGGCTTACCGAGATGCGCAAGGCCCTCGAGAACAAGCGCGATGCGCAGTTCGACGAGAACAAGGACTACATCAAGGATGGCATCAAGCGCGAACTTTTGACTGCGATGGTCGGCGATTCCGTGAGCACGGCGTTCTCGCTCAAGCGCGATGAACAGTTGAAGGAAGCTATCAAGTACCTCTCCAACGACGCCCTCTTCAAGAAGACGATCTCGGGCCCGGGCAAGCGTCCGCAGGCCGTAAAGCCCAAGCAGAAGAGGAAGTAG
- a CDS encoding ABC transporter permease translates to MNAIAEALGRFVKRFLRTVLNYFKFVWELFKNIPGAFSNFHTTVEQMQRVGVTSIPVVFAASLATGAIMSWQLAYQFGDMIPMMFVGMAVGKSVMVELCPILTAMVLAGRIGASMCSELGTMAVTEQLDAYKVLGLSPYKFLLAPRLIATVIMLPTLTVISIFIGIAGGYEVAHLYKEVSWSVFFYGVRMFYHNWDLVVGLIKATLYGYFISSYACFFGFFTHSGAEGVGKSTKATVVAGMTSILIGGFTLSKLLLV, encoded by the coding sequence ATGAATGCCATAGCGGAAGCCCTGGGGCGGTTCGTAAAGAGATTCTTGCGAACTGTCCTGAACTATTTTAAGTTCGTATGGGAACTCTTCAAGAACATTCCCGGAGCATTCTCTAACTTCCACACGACCGTGGAACAGATGCAGCGCGTGGGCGTGACTAGCATCCCTGTTGTGTTTGCCGCTTCACTTGCCACCGGTGCCATCATGTCGTGGCAGTTGGCATACCAGTTCGGTGACATGATCCCGATGATGTTCGTGGGCATGGCCGTGGGTAAATCCGTGATGGTGGAACTTTGCCCCATCCTTACGGCAATGGTGCTTGCTGGGCGTATCGGGGCCTCTATGTGTTCCGAACTCGGAACCATGGCGGTTACCGAACAACTCGATGCGTATAAGGTATTGGGGCTCAGCCCTTACAAGTTCCTGCTGGCACCGCGCCTTATCGCGACGGTCATTATGCTCCCGACACTTACCGTCATAAGCATCTTTATCGGTATCGCCGGCGGTTACGAAGTCGCCCACCTGTACAAGGAAGTCTCGTGGTCGGTGTTCTTTTACGGCGTGCGCATGTTCTACCACAACTGGGACCTTGTCGTTGGCCTTATCAAGGCGACGCTCTACGGCTATTTTATTTCAAGTTACGCATGCTTCTTCGGGTTCTTCACCCATAGCGGCGCAGAGGGCGTAGGCAAGAGCACCAAGGCTACCGTGGTGGCCGGCATGACAAGCATCCTTATTGGCGGTTTTACGCTTTCCAAGCTGTTGCTCGTGTAG
- a CDS encoding DUF721 domain-containing protein: MPEKRRKGYGFTGERVMDVSVLLEQVLKKNHIDENMHLRTISEHFGDIVGTAVLPHVQLVKLDKRTLVLKAASSAWKSELFLQKKTIIDKCNTLLGEPFIQAIRFV, from the coding sequence ATGCCAGAGAAAAGACGCAAAGGATACGGGTTTACTGGGGAACGCGTCATGGACGTGAGCGTGCTTTTGGAGCAGGTTCTGAAGAAGAACCACATCGACGAAAACATGCACCTGAGGACCATTTCGGAACACTTCGGGGACATCGTCGGGACGGCCGTTTTACCCCATGTACAACTAGTGAAATTGGACAAGCGGACACTGGTGCTGAAGGCCGCTTCTTCGGCCTGGAAAAGCGAACTCTTTTTGCAAAAAAAAACTATTATTGACAAGTGTAATACGCTGCTCGGAGAGCCGTTTATACAGGCTATACGCTTTGTCTGA
- the gyrB gene encoding DNA topoisomerase (ATP-hydrolyzing) subunit B, with protein MAEETEELKKAEEAYSGSSITVLEGLEAVRVRPAMYIGSTDIRGLHHLVWEVVDNSVDEALAGFCNHIEISILPGNGIRVTDNGRGIPTDIHPKEHIGTIEVVMTKLHAGGKFDSNSYKVSAGLHGVGVSCVNALSNKLVVTVRRNGRVVKQEFSRGIPCGPQVDVGESDGTTGTSVEFYPDDTIFTETVYVYDTLATRFRELAFLMSGLRLTLTDERDPEKIQSDTFCFPGGVSEFVRYVDEHRTPLFNEPIHLVLPNGEYPLEVAMWYNDGYQENFFSFVNNVNTYDGGTHVTGFKTALTRVINKFAAEMPKGKKEAQITADDIREGLTAVIAIKVSQPQFEGQTKRKLGNSEIASYVNSAFGAKLEEYFQENPAAIKVILDKVYNAALAREAAHRARTLARRKNVLESGGLPGKLADCSSRDPKECELFIVEGDSAGGSAKSGRNREFQAILPLRGKILNVEKASLHRVLDTEEIQNLVNAIGTGIGTEFKMEKLRYDKIIIMTDADVDGSHIQTLLLTFFFRYMRPLIDAGHIFLAMPPLFKLKVGQKERYLFDETEKDKAMAEVEDKKNVTITRFKGLGEMSAEQLNDTTMDPKSRFLKQCYVEDAVLADQIFSMLMGEDVEPRRKFIESNAYKVLNDLDV; from the coding sequence ATGGCAGAAGAAACAGAAGAATTGAAGAAGGCCGAAGAGGCCTATAGCGGTTCGAGCATTACGGTTCTCGAAGGCCTGGAAGCGGTACGAGTCCGCCCCGCCATGTATATCGGGTCGACCGATATCCGAGGACTCCACCACCTGGTATGGGAAGTCGTCGATAACTCTGTCGACGAGGCCCTGGCTGGCTTCTGCAACCATATTGAGATTTCAATTCTGCCGGGTAACGGCATCCGCGTGACGGATAACGGCCGCGGCATTCCGACGGATATTCACCCGAAGGAACACATTGGTACCATCGAGGTAGTGATGACCAAGCTCCATGCGGGCGGTAAGTTCGACAGCAATTCCTACAAGGTTTCTGCCGGCCTGCACGGTGTGGGCGTGAGCTGTGTGAACGCGCTTTCGAACAAGCTCGTGGTTACGGTGCGCCGCAATGGCCGCGTCGTGAAGCAGGAATTCTCCCGCGGTATCCCGTGTGGCCCGCAGGTCGACGTGGGCGAGAGCGACGGCACGACCGGAACCTCCGTGGAGTTCTATCCGGACGATACGATTTTTACCGAGACCGTTTACGTGTACGATACGCTGGCGACGCGCTTCCGCGAACTTGCGTTCCTCATGAGCGGGCTCAGGCTCACGCTTACCGATGAGCGCGACCCTGAAAAAATCCAGAGCGATACGTTCTGCTTCCCGGGCGGCGTCTCGGAATTCGTGCGCTACGTGGACGAACACCGCACTCCGCTGTTTAACGAGCCTATCCACCTGGTGCTCCCCAATGGCGAATATCCGCTCGAAGTCGCCATGTGGTACAACGACGGTTACCAGGAAAACTTCTTCAGCTTTGTGAACAACGTAAACACCTATGACGGCGGTACTCACGTGACGGGCTTCAAGACGGCCCTTACCCGCGTCATTAACAAGTTTGCTGCAGAAATGCCCAAGGGCAAAAAGGAAGCCCAGATTACCGCCGACGATATTCGTGAAGGCCTTACCGCCGTTATCGCCATCAAGGTTTCTCAGCCGCAGTTCGAAGGCCAGACCAAGCGCAAGCTCGGCAACTCCGAAATCGCAAGCTACGTGAACTCTGCGTTCGGCGCCAAGTTGGAAGAATACTTCCAGGAAAACCCGGCCGCCATCAAGGTCATTTTGGACAAGGTGTACAATGCGGCTCTCGCCCGCGAAGCTGCACACCGTGCCCGTACTCTCGCTCGCCGCAAGAACGTGCTTGAAAGCGGCGGACTCCCCGGCAAGCTTGCGGACTGCAGTAGCCGCGACCCGAAGGAATGCGAACTCTTTATTGTCGAGGGTGACTCTGCAGGCGGTTCCGCGAAGAGCGGACGCAACCGCGAATTCCAGGCCATCCTCCCGCTGCGCGGTAAGATCCTGAACGTGGAAAAGGCAAGCCTGCACCGTGTGCTCGATACCGAGGAAATCCAGAACCTGGTGAACGCCATCGGTACGGGTATCGGTACGGAGTTCAAGATGGAGAAGCTCCGCTACGACAAGATTATCATCATGACCGATGCCGATGTGGACGGCTCTCACATCCAGACGCTCCTCCTTACGTTCTTCTTCCGCTACATGCGCCCGCTTATCGATGCAGGCCACATATTCCTTGCAATGCCCCCACTGTTCAAGTTGAAGGTGGGCCAGAAGGAACGCTACCTGTTCGACGAAACCGAGAAGGACAAGGCCATGGCCGAAGTCGAGGACAAGAAGAACGTGACCATCACGCGATTCAAGGGCCTTGGCGAAATGTCTGCCGAGCAGCTGAACGACACGACCATGGACCCGAAGAGCCGCTTCCTCAAGCAGTGCTACGTGGAAGATGCCGTGCTTGCCGACCAGATTTTCAGCATGCTCATGGGCGAAGACGTGGAACCGCGCCGCAAGTTCATCGAGAGCAACGCCTACAAGGTCCTGAACGATTTGGATGTCTAA
- a CDS encoding polyprenyl synthetase family protein, which produces MSPTKADFQVVLGQARELVRESLERTEQVIMQVAETAPVGISDRLVSLFGRKGKRIRSTLLCLIANCGEKAPDVNRVAHACASVELLHLASLVHDDIIDGTDVRRGKKTAHKEWGTQVAVLVGDYVLSQSMRCVIDEEVRSVPVIISDAADMLIVGEIMELDHCGEMTLSREMYNEIINRKTAALIEAASRLGGIMAGFDESLVNECGKMGAHFGLAFQIIDDLLDYGYGSKNLDKAKFTDLSNGLITLPLLYYFEDCSTAERAEMESLIKKASEEGVAEMILERLNAKKSFDKAKAEAQEHLEQALEIADKFPKNTFTEEIVAMFASMSDRGN; this is translated from the coding sequence ATGAGCCCTACGAAAGCAGACTTTCAGGTGGTTCTTGGGCAGGCGCGTGAACTTGTCCGCGAATCGCTAGAAAGGACGGAACAGGTGATTATGCAGGTGGCCGAGACTGCCCCTGTGGGCATTTCTGACCGCCTTGTATCGCTGTTTGGCCGCAAGGGGAAGCGCATACGCTCGACACTTCTGTGCCTTATCGCAAACTGCGGGGAAAAGGCGCCGGACGTAAACCGCGTGGCCCATGCCTGTGCGAGCGTGGAACTCCTGCACCTTGCAAGCCTCGTGCACGACGACATCATTGACGGTACGGACGTGCGTCGCGGCAAGAAGACTGCGCACAAGGAATGGGGTACCCAGGTGGCTGTGCTTGTGGGCGACTACGTGCTTTCGCAGTCCATGCGTTGCGTGATTGACGAAGAAGTCCGTAGCGTACCTGTCATTATTTCTGATGCCGCCGACATGCTCATTGTGGGTGAAATCATGGAACTGGATCATTGCGGTGAAATGACGCTTTCCAGGGAAATGTACAACGAGATTATCAACCGCAAGACGGCAGCCCTTATCGAGGCCGCGTCGCGCCTGGGTGGTATCATGGCGGGTTTCGACGAGTCGCTCGTGAACGAATGCGGCAAGATGGGGGCTCACTTCGGGCTTGCCTTCCAGATTATCGATGACCTGCTGGACTACGGCTACGGCTCCAAGAACCTGGACAAGGCGAAGTTTACCGACCTCTCGAATGGACTTATCACGCTCCCGCTGTTGTACTACTTCGAAGACTGCAGTACTGCGGAGCGCGCTGAAATGGAATCGCTTATCAAGAAGGCTTCGGAAGAGGGTGTAGCCGAAATGATTCTGGAACGCCTGAACGCAAAGAAGAGCTTTGACAAGGCGAAAGCCGAAGCGCAGGAACACCTGGAACAGGCGCTCGAGATTGCGGACAAGTTCCCGAAGAACACGTTTACCGAAGAGATTGTCGCCATGTTTGCGAGCATGAGCGACCGCGGAAATTAA
- a CDS encoding magnesium transporter CorA family protein, translating into MLKYYKIESGRIAVAPNEDAADIVIMGSLSQEQRSVLVKEYEITEHTIASAFDSDELSRIEYDDDFTTIVFKKPKNYSAADNFQFRVESFGIFIFKDWVLLLTDSDIPVMDERRFSKIDSLNTFVLRVLSFAISHFNEHLRIINRINDDLELRLNTSMENKYLLSMFSLNKGLIYYVSALNSNDTLLRKLQLGRSLNWTEAERELLEDIQIENGQSLQQANIYANILTSMMDARASVINNNVNQLMKNLTIVTISISLPTFFASLFGMNVKLPFGMNGDAVTGSAIAFWGIIAVCILSVVVFLAFWMRRK; encoded by the coding sequence ATGCTCAAGTATTACAAAATCGAATCGGGTCGCATCGCAGTCGCCCCGAACGAAGACGCAGCGGATATCGTCATCATGGGCTCCCTCAGCCAGGAACAGCGAAGCGTCCTAGTCAAAGAATACGAGATTACCGAGCATACCATCGCCTCCGCATTCGACTCCGACGAGCTTTCCCGCATCGAGTACGACGACGACTTTACCACGATAGTGTTCAAGAAGCCCAAGAACTACTCCGCGGCCGACAATTTCCAGTTCCGCGTCGAATCCTTCGGCATTTTCATTTTCAAGGACTGGGTGCTGCTCCTTACCGACAGCGACATTCCCGTAATGGATGAGCGTCGCTTCTCGAAAATCGATAGTTTGAACACCTTCGTGCTGCGCGTGCTGAGTTTCGCGATTTCTCACTTTAACGAGCACCTGCGTATCATCAACCGCATCAACGACGACTTGGAGTTGCGCCTCAACACGTCGATGGAAAACAAGTACCTGCTTTCCATGTTCAGCCTCAACAAGGGCTTGATTTACTACGTGAGCGCACTCAACAGTAACGATACGCTGCTCCGCAAGTTGCAGCTGGGCCGCAGCCTCAACTGGACGGAAGCCGAGCGCGAGCTCCTGGAAGACATCCAAATCGAGAACGGCCAGAGTTTGCAACAGGCAAACATCTACGCCAACATTTTGACATCCATGATGGATGCCCGCGCAAGCGTCATTAACAACAACGTGAACCAGCTAATGAAGAACTTGACCATCGTGACGATTTCCATATCGCTCCCGACGTTCTTCGCAAGCTTGTTCGGCATGAACGTAAAACTCCCCTTCGGCATGAACGGCGATGCGGTCACCGGATCGGCAATCGCCTTCTGGGGCATCATCGCAGTCTGTATCCTGTCGGTGGTGGTGTTCCTCGCCTTCTGGATGCGGCGTAAATAA